In Nocardioides dokdonensis FR1436, the following are encoded in one genomic region:
- the leuD gene encoding 3-isopropylmalate dehydratase small subunit gives MDKFTSHTGIGVPLRRSNVDTDQIIPAVYLKRVTRTGFEDGLFAAWRNDPEFVLNDPVYSQGTVLVAGPDFGTGSSREHAVWALQNYGFRAVISSRFADIFRSNSGKAGLLAAQVDEKVLQQLWDLLDSDPGAAITVDLESRTVRAGEGADAIEESFDIDDYTRWRLLEGLDDVGITLSHDELIGSFEKDRPAWKPVTIHS, from the coding sequence ATGGACAAGTTCACCAGCCACACCGGCATCGGCGTCCCCCTGCGACGCAGCAACGTCGACACCGACCAGATCATCCCCGCGGTCTACCTCAAGCGCGTCACCCGCACCGGCTTCGAGGACGGTCTCTTCGCCGCCTGGCGCAACGACCCCGAGTTCGTGCTCAACGACCCGGTCTACTCGCAGGGCACCGTGCTGGTCGCGGGCCCCGACTTCGGCACCGGCTCCTCGCGTGAGCACGCCGTGTGGGCCCTGCAGAACTACGGCTTCAGGGCCGTCATCTCGTCGCGCTTCGCCGACATCTTCCGGAGCAACTCCGGCAAGGCCGGCCTGCTGGCAGCCCAGGTGGACGAGAAGGTCCTGCAGCAGCTGTGGGACCTCCTGGACTCGGACCCCGGAGCCGCGATCACCGTCGACCTCGAGTCGCGGACCGTGCGTGCCGGTGAGGGTGCGGACGCCATCGAGGAGTCCTTCGACATCGACGACTACACCCGGTGGCGCCTGCTCGAGGGCCTCGACGACGTCGGCATCACGCTGAGCCACGACGAGCTGATCGGCTCCTTCGAGAAGGACCGTCCGGCCTGGAAGCCGGTCACGATCCACTCCTGA
- the gltX gene encoding glutamate--tRNA ligase produces the protein MAPSPTGSPHVGLVRTALFNWAFARKAAIEGRDATFVLRIEDTDKERSTEESYQAILDLFRWVGLDWDEGVEKGGPYGPYRQSERGDLYRDVLAKLAESSHTYECFCTNDEVDARRKASGSKVMGYDGFCRDLSAEQRAAFEAEGRAPLVRFRMPDGSITWDDLVRGDVTFDTTHVPDFALCRANGDPLYTLTAPVDDATMHITHVLRGEDLLSSTPRQIALFEALKAIGVADVTPAYGHLPYVMGEGNKKLSKRDPQAHALAYRDQGFIPEGLMNYLALLGWAIAADRDVFSLEEMAHAFDIKDVNPNPARFDLKKADAINTSQMRLLPVEEITHRVLPFLKDAGVVSDPVSDADAQLLELAMPLIAERINKLTEAPGMLGFLFVDEADFSIDEADAEKLLTEDGLAVVRAALESVEGLEQWSTAAIQEALTHSLVETMGLKPRNAYGPVRVAISGRRVSPPLFESMELLGRERSLARLRSVLA, from the coding sequence ATGGCTCCCTCCCCGACCGGGTCGCCGCACGTCGGGCTGGTCCGCACCGCGCTGTTCAACTGGGCCTTCGCCCGGAAGGCGGCGATCGAGGGCCGGGACGCCACCTTCGTCCTGCGCATCGAGGACACCGACAAGGAGCGCTCGACCGAGGAGTCCTACCAGGCGATCCTCGACCTGTTCCGCTGGGTCGGGCTCGACTGGGACGAGGGCGTCGAGAAGGGCGGTCCCTACGGCCCCTACCGCCAGTCCGAGCGCGGCGACCTCTACCGCGACGTGCTCGCCAAGCTGGCCGAGTCGTCGCACACCTACGAGTGCTTCTGCACCAACGACGAGGTCGACGCGCGGCGCAAGGCCTCCGGCTCCAAGGTGATGGGGTACGACGGCTTCTGCCGCGACCTCTCGGCCGAGCAGCGGGCCGCCTTCGAGGCCGAGGGGCGCGCGCCGCTGGTGCGCTTCCGGATGCCCGACGGCTCGATCACCTGGGACGACCTGGTGCGCGGCGACGTCACCTTCGACACCACCCACGTGCCCGACTTCGCACTGTGCCGCGCCAACGGCGACCCGCTCTACACGCTCACCGCGCCGGTGGACGACGCGACGATGCACATCACGCACGTGCTGCGCGGGGAGGACCTGCTCTCCTCGACCCCGCGCCAGATCGCGCTCTTCGAGGCGCTCAAGGCGATCGGCGTGGCCGACGTGACGCCCGCCTACGGGCACCTGCCCTACGTGATGGGCGAGGGCAACAAGAAGCTCTCCAAGCGCGACCCGCAGGCGCACGCCCTCGCCTACCGCGACCAGGGCTTCATCCCCGAGGGCCTGATGAACTACCTGGCGCTCCTGGGCTGGGCGATCGCGGCGGACCGCGACGTCTTCAGCCTCGAGGAGATGGCGCACGCCTTCGACATCAAGGACGTCAACCCCAACCCGGCGCGCTTCGACCTCAAGAAGGCCGACGCCATCAACACCTCGCAGATGCGGCTGCTGCCGGTCGAGGAGATCACCCACCGGGTGCTGCCGTTCCTCAAGGACGCCGGCGTCGTCTCCGACCCGGTCTCCGACGCCGACGCGCAGCTGCTCGAGCTGGCGATGCCGCTGATCGCCGAGCGGATCAACAAGCTCACCGAGGCCCCCGGGATGCTCGGTTTCCTGTTCGTGGACGAGGCCGACTTCAGCATCGACGAGGCCGACGCCGAGAAGCTGCTCACCGAGGACGGCCTCGCGGTCGTCCGGGCGGCGCTCGAGTCCGTGGAGGGGCTCGAGCAGTGGTCCACGGCGGCGATCCAGGAGGCCCTGACGCACAGCCTGGTGGAGACGATGGGGCTCAAGCCCCGCAACGCCTACGGCCCGGTCCGGGTGGCGATCTCGGGTCGCCGCGTGAGCCCCCCGCTCTTCGAGTCCATGGAGCTGCTGGGGCGCGAGCGCTCGCTCGCGCGGCTGCGCAGCGTCCTGGCCTGA
- a CDS encoding HU family DNA-binding protein — MNKSQLIDALAARYEGNRKAAAHALESVLDTITREVSKGEKVAITGFGSFEKRIRDARWVRNPRTGEKIKAKKTAVPKFTPGANLKGVVSGAKKLPKLTVAAATAPAAMAAGAVKKATPGGRATAKKAPATKASTTTSAPAKKSAAKKAPAKKAPAKKAPAKKAAAAKAPAKKAPAKKAPAKKAAATKAPAKKAPAKKATATKTAAKKAPAKQAPAKKAAATKAPAKKAPAKKAPAKKAASSNGSSSTTSSSTTSSGNGGSSSSS, encoded by the coding sequence GTGAACAAGTCTCAGCTCATCGACGCGCTCGCAGCGCGCTACGAGGGGAACAGGAAGGCGGCCGCGCACGCGCTCGAGTCGGTCCTCGACACGATCACGCGTGAGGTCTCGAAGGGCGAGAAGGTCGCCATCACCGGCTTCGGCTCCTTCGAGAAGCGCATCAGGGACGCTCGCTGGGTGCGCAACCCGCGCACCGGCGAGAAGATCAAGGCCAAGAAGACCGCCGTCCCGAAGTTCACCCCGGGCGCGAATCTGAAGGGCGTCGTCTCGGGGGCCAAGAAGCTGCCGAAGCTCACCGTCGCGGCCGCGACGGCCCCGGCGGCGATGGCGGCCGGAGCGGTCAAGAAGGCCACCCCGGGTGGTCGCGCGACTGCGAAGAAGGCACCTGCCACGAAGGCGTCCACCACGACGTCGGCACCGGCCAAGAAGTCCGCGGCCAAGAAGGCGCCCGCCAAGAAGGCGCCTGCCAAGAAGGCCCCCGCGAAGAAGGCTGCTGCCGCGAAGGCCCCGGCCAAGAAGGCTCCCGCGAAGAAGGCGCCGGCGAAGAAGGCTGCTGCCACGAAGGCCCCGGCCAAGAAGGCTCCTGCGAAGAAGGCGACTGCCACCAAGACGGCAGCGAAGAAGGCGCCGGCAAAGCAGGCGCCGGCGAAGAAGGCTGCTGCCACCAAGGCTCCCGCCAAGAAGGCCCCGGCGAAGAAGGCCCCGGCCAAGAAGGCCGCGAGCAGCAACGGCTCGTCCAGCACCACCTCGTCCAGCACCACCTCGTCGGGCAACGGGGGCTCGTCCTCGTCGTCCTGA
- a CDS encoding IclR family transcriptional regulator, which produces MDTSGVGVLDKAAIVLTALEAGPATLAGLVTATGLARPTAHRLAVALEHHRLVARDMQGRFVLGPRLAELSAAAGEDRLLATAGPVLARLRDITGESAQLWRRQGEHRVCVAAAERPSGLRDTIPVGSQVTMRAGSAAQVLLAWEDPERMQRGLQNAAFSAAALSGIRRRGWAQSVGEREQGVASVSAPVRSPSGKIIAAVSVSGPLERLSRQPGRMHAPAVLAAAERLSESLRRAAAESA; this is translated from the coding sequence ATGGACACGAGTGGAGTGGGAGTTCTCGACAAGGCGGCCATCGTGCTGACCGCGCTCGAGGCGGGACCGGCGACCTTGGCCGGGCTCGTGACCGCAACGGGGCTCGCGCGCCCCACGGCGCACCGTCTGGCGGTGGCCCTCGAGCACCACCGGCTGGTCGCCCGCGACATGCAGGGACGCTTCGTGCTGGGCCCACGCCTGGCCGAGCTGTCCGCCGCTGCCGGCGAGGACCGCCTGCTGGCCACCGCCGGCCCCGTGCTCGCCCGGTTGCGCGACATCACCGGCGAGTCCGCCCAGCTCTGGCGGCGCCAGGGCGAGCACCGCGTGTGCGTCGCCGCCGCCGAGCGCCCCTCAGGACTGCGCGACACCATCCCGGTCGGCTCGCAGGTGACCATGCGCGCCGGGTCCGCTGCCCAGGTGCTGCTGGCCTGGGAGGACCCCGAGCGGATGCAGCGCGGGCTGCAGAACGCCGCCTTCTCCGCCGCCGCACTCTCCGGCATCCGTCGCCGCGGGTGGGCCCAGTCCGTCGGTGAGCGGGAGCAGGGCGTGGCCTCGGTCTCCGCCCCCGTGCGCTCCCCCAGCGGCAAGATCATCGCCGCGGTCTCCGTGTCCGGACCCCTCGAGCGGCTCTCGCGCCAGCCCGGTCGGATGCACGCGCCCGCCGTCCTCGCCGCGGCCGAGCGGCTCTCGGAGTCGTTGCGCCGCGCCGCCGCCGAGAGCGCCTGA
- a CDS encoding DNA-3-methyladenine glycosylase 2 → MTTRAEPRTRLDAESCYAAVKARDRRFDGLFWTAVRTTGIYCRPSCPARTPAAGNVTFHPSAAAAQGAGYRACKRCLPDATPGSPGWDVAAGVAGRAMRLVGDGVVDREGVDGLARRLGYSPRHLARVLTAELGAGPLALARARRAQTARVLIETTDLPLTEVAFAAGFASVRQFNQTVREVYAVTPTQLRGRRTAAPTTGEISLRLAVRTPFAGQALLSFLAYHLVPGVETAGAGFYARTLDLPHGPGTVRLELDPALDEVPGGGVALLTARFRLTDLRDTAAAVERVRRLVDADCDPLPVAEHLGADPVLGPLARALPGLRLPGQVDGDETAVRTVVGQQVSVTGARTVGGRIVAAHGRPVETGEPGLTHLFPDAATLAEVDPETLPMPRARGRALVGLSAALARGDIALDRGPQRDQVRAAMVALPGIGPWTADYVAMRALGHPDVFLPTDLGVRTALKRLGQEPAVAIARAPEWSPWRSYALMHLWQTLMPAPPTTEDD, encoded by the coding sequence ATGACGACGCGAGCGGAGCCCCGGACCCGGCTGGACGCCGAGTCCTGCTACGCCGCGGTCAAGGCCCGCGACCGGCGCTTCGACGGCCTCTTCTGGACGGCGGTGCGGACCACGGGCATCTACTGCCGCCCCTCCTGCCCGGCGCGGACCCCGGCCGCCGGCAACGTCACCTTCCACCCCAGCGCCGCCGCGGCCCAGGGCGCCGGCTACCGCGCCTGCAAGCGGTGCCTGCCGGACGCGACCCCGGGCAGCCCGGGGTGGGACGTCGCGGCCGGGGTCGCGGGACGCGCGATGCGCCTGGTCGGCGACGGGGTCGTCGACCGTGAGGGCGTCGACGGCCTGGCTCGGCGGCTCGGGTACAGCCCCCGCCACCTCGCCCGGGTGCTGACCGCCGAGCTGGGCGCTGGCCCGCTCGCGCTGGCCCGGGCCCGTCGGGCCCAGACGGCGCGGGTGCTGATCGAGACCACCGACCTGCCGCTGACCGAGGTCGCCTTCGCCGCCGGCTTCGCGAGCGTGCGCCAGTTCAACCAGACCGTCCGTGAGGTGTACGCCGTGACACCCACGCAGCTGCGCGGGCGCCGGACCGCGGCCCCGACGACCGGCGAGATCTCGCTGCGGCTCGCGGTGCGCACCCCGTTCGCCGGCCAGGCGCTCCTGTCCTTCCTGGCCTACCACCTGGTGCCGGGCGTCGAGACCGCCGGCGCAGGGTTCTACGCCCGCACCCTCGACCTGCCGCACGGCCCCGGCACCGTGCGGCTCGAGCTCGACCCTGCCCTCGACGAGGTCCCGGGCGGGGGAGTAGCCCTGCTGACGGCACGCTTCCGGCTCACCGACCTGCGCGACACCGCCGCGGCGGTGGAGCGGGTCCGTCGCCTCGTCGACGCCGACTGCGACCCGCTGCCGGTCGCCGAGCACCTCGGCGCCGATCCCGTCCTGGGCCCTCTCGCCCGGGCGCTGCCGGGCCTGCGCCTGCCCGGCCAGGTCGACGGTGACGAGACCGCGGTGCGCACCGTCGTCGGCCAGCAGGTCTCGGTCACCGGGGCCCGGACCGTCGGCGGCCGGATCGTCGCCGCCCACGGTCGTCCCGTCGAGACCGGGGAGCCCGGTCTGACCCACCTCTTCCCCGACGCCGCGACCCTGGCGGAGGTCGATCCCGAGACCCTGCCGATGCCGCGGGCGCGCGGCCGCGCACTCGTCGGGCTGAGCGCAGCCCTGGCCCGCGGGGACATCGCGCTGGACCGGGGGCCCCAGCGTGACCAGGTGCGGGCCGCGATGGTCGCGCTGCCCGGGATCGGTCCCTGGACCGCCGACTACGTGGCGATGCGGGCCCTGGGCCACCCCGACGTGTTCCTGCCCACCGACCTCGGCGTGCGCACGGCCCTGAAGCGTCTGGGCCAGGAGCCCGCCGTCGCGATCGCCCGCGCCCCGGAGTGGAGCCCGTGGCGCTCCTACGCCCTGATGCACCTGTGGCAGACCCTGATGCCCGCCCCACCGACGACGGAGGACGACTGA
- a CDS encoding fumarylacetoacetate hydrolase family protein produces the protein MRIARFTTGEDPLYGVVTGEIDELGQPSEDSVVVALAGDPLYVGVKLLDQQFRLPDVRLLAPVLPRSKVVGIGRNYAAHAAEMGTEVPAEPMMFLKPNTSVVGPNDPVFYPPQTQDLHYEGELAVVIGRICRDVPVEKATDVIHGYTIANDVTARDLQRRDGHFTRAKGFDSFCPLGPWVETDLDPQTFKDGVRLQTHLNGELVQDGSTADMVFDIPTLIAHVSSIMTLLPGDVILTGTPEGVGPMQVGDEVEISIDGLGTLTNKVATR, from the coding sequence GTGCGCATTGCGAGATTCACCACTGGCGAGGACCCGCTCTACGGCGTGGTCACGGGCGAGATCGACGAGCTCGGGCAACCGAGCGAGGACAGCGTGGTCGTGGCCCTGGCCGGCGACCCGTTGTACGTCGGCGTGAAGCTGCTGGACCAGCAGTTCCGGCTGCCCGACGTGCGGCTGCTCGCGCCCGTGCTGCCGCGCAGCAAGGTGGTGGGCATCGGGCGCAACTACGCCGCCCACGCCGCGGAGATGGGCACCGAGGTGCCCGCCGAGCCGATGATGTTCCTCAAGCCCAACACCAGCGTGGTCGGGCCGAACGACCCGGTCTTCTACCCGCCGCAGACCCAGGACCTGCACTACGAGGGCGAGCTCGCCGTGGTGATCGGTCGGATCTGCCGGGACGTGCCGGTCGAGAAGGCCACCGACGTGATCCACGGCTACACGATCGCCAACGACGTGACGGCCCGCGACCTGCAGCGTCGCGACGGGCACTTCACGCGGGCCAAGGGGTTCGACTCCTTCTGCCCGCTGGGGCCCTGGGTCGAGACCGACCTGGACCCCCAGACGTTCAAGGACGGGGTGCGCCTGCAGACCCACCTCAACGGCGAGCTCGTGCAGGACGGCTCGACGGCCGACATGGTCTTCGACATCCCCACGCTGATCGCGCACGTCTCCAGCATCATGACGCTGCTCCCCGGCGACGTCATCCTCACCGGCACCCCCGAGGGCGTCGGTCCCATGCAGGTCGGTGACGAGGTCGAGATCTCGATCGACGGCCTCGGCACCCTCACGAACAAGGTGGCAACCCGATGA
- a CDS encoding methylated-DNA--[protein]-cysteine S-methyltransferase translates to MWTETESPIGPLRLVERDGALSAIEFSPYREEACPTQERQDDHPLLLETARQLAAYFAGERRDFDLPLAPVGSDFQQRVWAQLQEIGFGETASYGQVALRLGMTNAASRAVGLANGRNPIPVVIPCHRVIGANGTLTGYAGGLERKQLLLSLEQHSLF, encoded by the coding sequence ATGTGGACCGAGACCGAGAGTCCGATCGGGCCGCTGCGCCTGGTCGAGCGCGACGGCGCCCTGAGCGCGATCGAGTTCTCGCCCTACCGCGAGGAGGCCTGCCCCACGCAGGAGCGCCAGGACGACCACCCGCTGCTGCTGGAGACCGCCCGCCAGCTCGCGGCGTACTTCGCGGGAGAGCGGCGCGACTTCGACCTGCCGCTCGCGCCGGTGGGCAGCGACTTCCAGCAGCGGGTGTGGGCCCAGCTCCAGGAGATCGGCTTCGGTGAGACCGCGTCGTACGGGCAGGTCGCGCTGCGCCTCGGCATGACCAACGCCGCGTCGCGCGCGGTCGGGCTGGCCAACGGGCGCAACCCGATCCCGGTGGTGATCCCGTGCCACCGGGTCATCGGTGCCAACGGCACCCTCACCGGGTACGCCGGGGGGTTGGAGCGCAAGCAGCTGCTGCTCAGCCTGGAGCAGCACTCCTTGTTCTGA
- a CDS encoding LCP family protein: protein MNDEPTSRRSEPPAPRPGRRRGADPDRPHRRTVLRVVLVTQLCLALITAGAVAFAYDRLDSGLDVQDIEAQLMDRPDKLDTAGPEEPLNILVLGTDDRGCEGCGIDGEAGGGGSDTTLLIHVSADRQEAYGVSLPRDALVDRPDCMAEDGSTIPGAELAMFNTAFAEGGAACTVQTLEQLTGVLIDHYVTVDFNGFVDMVDAVGGVEVCLPKAVADPKTKIYLDAGTQVLDGGDALKYVRERTVLSANSDIGRMKRQQAFIASMVNKVVSAGTLTRPDRVYAFLKAATGSLTLDAELDSLSKLADLAMQFRKTGLSDIKFISVPFETYEPDPNRLVWTEDASKLWTRIKRDKPLSTSLKQGSINAADPVGGPSGSPSASPGSGGGKAPSEIEKAEALANGLCA, encoded by the coding sequence GTGAACGACGAGCCGACATCCCGCCGCAGCGAGCCGCCCGCTCCACGCCCGGGTCGGCGCCGCGGCGCCGACCCCGATCGGCCGCACCGGCGCACGGTGCTCCGGGTCGTCCTGGTCACCCAGCTGTGCCTCGCGCTGATCACGGCGGGCGCGGTGGCGTTCGCCTACGACCGGCTCGACTCCGGTCTCGACGTGCAGGACATCGAGGCCCAGCTGATGGATCGCCCCGACAAGCTCGACACCGCTGGTCCCGAGGAGCCGCTGAACATCCTGGTGCTGGGCACCGACGACCGGGGCTGCGAGGGGTGCGGCATCGACGGCGAGGCCGGCGGGGGCGGCTCCGACACCACCCTGCTCATCCATGTCTCGGCCGACCGCCAGGAGGCGTACGGCGTCTCGTTGCCGCGCGATGCGCTCGTCGACCGCCCCGACTGCATGGCCGAGGACGGCAGCACCATCCCCGGGGCCGAGCTCGCGATGTTCAACACCGCCTTCGCCGAGGGTGGGGCCGCCTGCACCGTGCAGACGCTGGAACAGCTGACCGGGGTGCTGATCGACCACTACGTCACCGTCGACTTCAACGGCTTCGTCGACATGGTCGACGCGGTCGGCGGCGTCGAGGTCTGCCTGCCGAAGGCGGTGGCCGACCCCAAGACCAAGATCTACCTCGACGCCGGCACCCAGGTCCTCGACGGCGGCGACGCGCTCAAGTACGTCCGCGAGCGCACGGTGCTCTCCGCGAACTCCGACATCGGGCGGATGAAGCGCCAGCAGGCCTTCATCGCCTCCATGGTCAACAAGGTCGTCTCCGCCGGCACGCTGACCCGTCCGGACCGGGTCTACGCCTTCCTCAAGGCCGCCACCGGCTCGCTGACGCTGGACGCCGAGCTGGACAGCCTCAGCAAGCTGGCCGACCTGGCCATGCAGTTCCGCAAGACCGGCCTGAGCGACATCAAGTTCATCAGCGTGCCCTTCGAGACCTACGAGCCCGACCCGAACCGCCTGGTGTGGACCGAGGACGCCAGCAAGCTGTGGACCCGCATCAAGCGCGACAAGCCGCTCAGCACCTCGCTCAAGCAGGGCTCGATCAACGCCGCCGACCCGGTGGGCGGCCCCAGCGGCTCCCCGAGCGCGAGCCCCGGGTCCGGCGGGGGCAAGGCTCCCAGCGAGATCGAGAAGGCGGAGGCGCTCGCCAACGGTCTCTGCGCCTGA
- the leuC gene encoding 3-isopropylmalate dehydratase large subunit, with the protein MGRTLSEKVWDEHVVRSTAGEPDLLYIDLHLIHEVTSPQAFDGLRLAGRPVRRPDLTLATEDHNVPTLDWDKPIADPVSRTQVETLRRNAEEFGVRLHPLGDIDQGIVHVVGPQLGLTQPGMTIVCGDSHTSTHGAFGAIAFGIGTSEVEHVLATQTLMQAKPKTMAVTINGSLSEGVTAKDMVLNLIAHTGTGGGQGYIVEYRGQAIEELSMEARMTVCNMSIEWGAKAGLIAPDQTTFDYIEGRPEAPKGADWDAAVEHWTSLRSDDDATYDAEIVLDASTMTPFVTWGTNPGQGVPLGASVPHPDDFDEPSDRVAAEKALTYMQLVAGTPMREVSVDTVFIGSCTNGRIEDLRLAAEVIQGRTVAADTRLLVVPGSVRVRLQAEAEGLDVIFKEAGGEWRGAGCSMCLGMNPDTLAPGERSASTSNRNFEGRQGKGGLTHLVSVPVAAATAVRGTLSSPADLD; encoded by the coding sequence ATGGGCAGGACCCTGTCGGAGAAGGTGTGGGACGAGCATGTCGTCCGCTCGACCGCGGGAGAGCCGGACCTGCTCTACATCGACCTCCACCTCATCCACGAGGTCACCTCGCCGCAGGCCTTCGACGGTCTGCGCCTGGCCGGTCGCCCGGTGCGTCGTCCCGACCTCACGCTGGCCACTGAGGACCACAACGTCCCGACCCTCGACTGGGACAAGCCGATCGCGGACCCCGTGTCGCGCACCCAGGTCGAGACCCTGCGGCGCAACGCCGAGGAGTTCGGCGTGCGCCTGCACCCCCTGGGCGACATCGACCAGGGCATCGTGCACGTCGTCGGCCCGCAGCTGGGCCTGACCCAGCCGGGCATGACGATCGTCTGCGGCGACAGCCACACCAGCACCCACGGCGCCTTCGGCGCCATCGCGTTCGGCATCGGCACCTCCGAGGTCGAGCACGTCCTCGCCACCCAGACCCTGATGCAGGCCAAGCCCAAGACGATGGCGGTCACCATCAACGGCAGCCTCTCCGAGGGCGTCACCGCCAAGGACATGGTGCTGAACCTGATCGCCCACACCGGCACCGGTGGCGGGCAGGGCTACATCGTCGAGTACCGCGGCCAGGCCATCGAGGAGCTCTCGATGGAGGCCCGGATGACGGTGTGCAACATGAGCATCGAGTGGGGCGCCAAGGCGGGCCTGATCGCTCCCGACCAGACGACCTTCGACTACATCGAGGGCCGCCCCGAGGCGCCCAAGGGCGCCGACTGGGACGCGGCCGTCGAGCACTGGACGAGCCTGCGCAGCGACGACGACGCGACGTACGACGCCGAGATCGTGCTGGACGCCTCCACGATGACGCCGTTCGTCACCTGGGGCACCAATCCCGGCCAGGGCGTCCCCCTGGGGGCCTCGGTGCCGCACCCGGACGACTTCGACGAGCCGTCGGACCGCGTCGCCGCGGAAAAGGCGCTCACCTACATGCAGCTGGTCGCCGGCACGCCGATGCGCGAGGTCAGCGTCGACACCGTCTTCATCGGCTCCTGCACCAACGGACGCATCGAGGACCTGCGGCTGGCGGCCGAGGTCATCCAGGGCCGCACCGTGGCCGCGGACACCCGTCTGCTCGTCGTCCCCGGCTCGGTCCGGGTCCGCCTGCAGGCCGAGGCCGAGGGGCTCGACGTCATCTTCAAGGAGGCCGGCGGGGAGTGGCGCGGAGCGGGCTGCTCGATGTGCCTGGGCATGAACCCCGACACGCTGGCCCCGGGTGAGCGCAGCGCGTCCACCTCGAACCGCAACTTCGAGGGCCGGCAGGGCAAGGGCGGGCTGACCCACCTCGTCTCCGTGCCCGTCGCTGCCGCGACCGCCGTGCGCGGCACCCTGTCCTCGCCCGCGGACCTGGACTGA
- a CDS encoding CPBP family intramembrane glutamic endopeptidase encodes MQDLPDRLRYHQLLRAAPRGRWWALLGIAALGLVFVVAQTLIAMALGAYLVLGGLDPGTALDRLSGQGEITPVFLVLVNLGWAVTIPLALGIVWAVHGLRPGWLSSVVPRLRWGWLMTCFGLSLLALLATLVVSTLVPAQDSVALTGGPNDFTSTTRDFLLVVVLLTPLQAAGEEYAFRGYLTQAFGGFFANPRVSLVAAVGVPALIFALAHGAQDPPIFVDRLAFGLVAGVLVVLTGGLEAGIAMHVLNNFLAFGIALAFSDMTSALNPTGGSWWSLPVTLTQSLVYLGVVVWVARRRGIATTTGVDQVAVLSARRTRV; translated from the coding sequence GTGCAGGACCTGCCGGACCGCCTGCGCTACCACCAGCTCCTGCGGGCCGCGCCCCGCGGGCGCTGGTGGGCGCTGCTCGGGATCGCCGCCCTGGGGCTGGTGTTCGTCGTGGCCCAGACCCTCATCGCGATGGCCCTGGGCGCCTATCTCGTGCTCGGCGGTCTCGACCCCGGGACCGCGCTCGACCGGCTGAGCGGGCAGGGCGAGATCACGCCGGTCTTCCTCGTGCTGGTCAACCTCGGGTGGGCGGTGACGATCCCGCTGGCCCTGGGCATCGTCTGGGCCGTGCACGGGCTGCGGCCGGGCTGGCTCTCCTCGGTCGTGCCGCGGCTGCGCTGGGGCTGGCTGATGACCTGCTTCGGCCTGTCCCTGCTGGCACTGCTGGCGACGTTGGTGGTCTCGACCCTGGTGCCCGCCCAGGACAGCGTCGCCCTCACCGGCGGGCCCAACGACTTCACCTCGACGACCCGCGACTTCCTGCTCGTGGTGGTGCTCCTGACGCCGCTGCAGGCCGCGGGGGAGGAGTACGCCTTCCGGGGCTACCTCACCCAGGCCTTCGGTGGCTTCTTCGCCAACCCCCGGGTCTCGCTGGTGGCGGCCGTCGGCGTGCCGGCGCTGATCTTCGCGCTCGCGCACGGTGCCCAGGACCCGCCGATCTTCGTGGACCGGCTGGCCTTCGGCCTCGTGGCCGGCGTCCTGGTGGTGCTGACCGGGGGTCTCGAGGCCGGGATCGCGATGCACGTGCTCAACAACTTCCTCGCCTTCGGCATCGCCCTCGCCTTCAGCGACATGACCTCGGCGCTGAACCCCACCGGGGGCAGCTGGTGGAGCCTTCCGGTGACGCTCACGCAGAGCCTGGTCTACCTCGGCGTGGTGGTCTGGGTGGCCCGCAGGCGCGGGATCGCGACCACCACGGGGGTCGACCAGGTGGCCGTTTTGTCTGCCCGGCGCACCCGCGTGTAA